In Gadus morhua chromosome 5, gadMor3.0, whole genome shotgun sequence, the genomic stretch TCGGCagtgtctttgcaaacctcACTCGGCTTCGTTGTTGCTTGTTCGCGGGTAGCAATGAAGACTTCTGTCATACTTGATCCGGACTCCTCGATTCCTCAAGCTATCTTagtttagttgaagtgatagaaTTCGGTTATTTTCTACCACAACGTAGGTGATTTAAGTCGTAAAACTAGGGGGGTcgctagcaattgaaaacattcaGGGCTGTAGCCCAGAAGTTGGAGTCCTTTTAAGACGGGGGTTCGGGGAGAAAATTCAGACAATCTGGCTGATGAACATGCAATTGTAACGtagtttgagaaggaaaggaaaggattgTTATGTCTGACTCACGTCGGGGAAGGCCTACTGAGTAGGTTAATGTTTACGTTAAGGACAGGAAATTGCACACCAGCAGCCAAAATTAGACATTGGAATAGCCCAgggccatcttgaattctgtctcagaattttgctcggtcaccactgagttcaaccgagatggcgagttcgccgtccgaggaaaaggggggtgtttgtgcgtgtcgctaggcaacgtcctcggacctccgagacggttggatattaaaacgcagcataactgaaaagctgctcccgaccaggtttgtttgcgagcataagtcaccatggtgatacagcgacgcttaaagagatcgactttcgtggtacagctaacccaggctttcagctcaacatacctcgctaaccctctaatcgagcttcgtacaGGCCCCTGCTCCCCGCCCCTCTctgtatttattgtaaatacagaggggaggggggagcaggtctgctcctccctcccctctgtatttattgtaaatacagagtAATTGGTGGTCTTGCGTTGTATCAAAGAGCTTACTGCTTGATGAaagaaaaccaaataaacaaccTGCAGCtttcaataaaaatatacacTTTTTGGTATTTGTGTATTTCCTCAACACAAATAACAGAGAACATAGCCGAAGACAAGGTTCAGGTGTAAGAGTGCCTGCGTGTGAGTGCTGTGTTTATATGAGTCAGTCACTGTACAGCCATCGTCAGAGCTCAGCAGGCCTACTTCCCCCTCCCCGCTGCATTTATTGTAAatgcagaggggagggggagtggactGGAGTATTATGGACACCTGCTCTGTTCCTTTGCAAATATTTGTTATCCAGGGCGGCGGTCCAGGAAGAGATAAAAGATGCAGAGGTATGCTGAGAGTGATATTCAAAAACAACTGGTTGACCAGTGTAAATTGAAGAAACGTATTGTAGCAACCACGGGACCTTGAACCGCCACAGTGTCGCTGGGGCTGATCGAGGACTGCGGGTGGACGGGGCGTGCCACCCACCTTCGTCCCAGCCGTCGACGGGCCACTCTGTTCTTATCTTGTGTGCTGCCACATGCAGGGTCCAAGTGTCAGGATGCACAGACGTCAAACTTAGGCTGCTTTTTGAAAAATATGCTGACATGCACAGTACACATATACACCATCGCTCAGTGTGCATAGGGATCAATGTAAGTTCAAGGTAAAGCTGTGACCTGGAAAAACGTGTTATGTAAATCAACATTTTATGTAAGTCTGACTTTGTATTATGTAAGATATAAGGAGCAGGACTAGAATCATTCGGCAGTATCTTTGCAAACCTCACTCGGCTTCGTTGTTGCTTGTTTGCGGGTAGCAATGAAGACTTCTGTCATACTTGATCCGGACTCCTCGATTCCTCAAGCTATCTTagtttagttgaagtgatagaaTTCGGTTATTTTCTACCACAACGTAGGTGATTTAAGTCGTAAAACTAGGGGGGTcgctagcaattgaaaacattcaGGGCTGTAGCCCAGAAGTTAGAGTCCTTTTAAGACGGGGGTTCGGGGAGAAAATTCAGACAATCTGTCTGATgaacatgcaattgtaacatagtttgagaaggaaaggaaaggattgTCATGTCTGACTCACGTCGGGGAAGGCCTACTGAGTAGGTTAATGTTTACGTTAAGGACAGGAAATTGCACACCAGAAGCCAAAATTAGACATTGGAATAGCCCAGGgccggtgtttcagttcaagtcGTAACCGTGTTAACTGGTGACCATCAGCCGAATGcgtcgcttgttgtcgtggctacgccagcTGTTGGAAATCTGGAAAAGATtcgtagctgtccttgcgaatgcctctttgatttgttttcaataaaatgtccAAAACATATCCATCTCATGGAGTCTAATTGGAGgaaacttgtcacgtagaaCCATTTTAAGctgaaataaatggaaaattggtgtttgtattttaataataaatacGGATTCAAACTCATACAATTTTGGGGAAAAATATTTCAATATgagattccattccattgtgccgttgagcCAGAGACTTGATCAGCTGCAGTactaaaaaaacacaactagtCTTCTTCCTAAGAGCaggaggcagccagatcaacttgtgacccgaCTGTCCATGCTATTATAGACCATGGTATTTGTCTCGTTTACAAAAAGAAGAGGCCATTACACCAGTTATTCAAAACCTAATTTTGTGTTTCCCTCCACTGCCTACAACCCAGCCAAAAACACTGTTATGCGCTCTTTCGCTACcatttcggtcgcctgatgtgACGTAGTCCCTTGCTCTGGATCGTCTCTTAGCAAAGCAGCGAGCTCGAGAATCAATGTGACGCAAGGCAGTATCACTCTGAGACACAACGTTTATCAGATCAACAAAGCATACCTACAGATCGTCCAAGGGATGATAGGTCTATCGCCCCTGACTAGTTATTTCAGTAAAGTATACGAGCGAATTGGCAATGGATAGAAATGGCCATGAGACTGTTCTGGTAATACCGACCTTACCAAAACATTTCCCTATACTTGACTTCCCTAAATCCTTTAACAGATGACCTGACAGAACTCGTTTCTGTGGGGAAAGGGAAACTGGGGAAAGCAGCATCTCAGAGGTGCCTtcaacatccttactgtaggctactgacagcgatatattcttgtttctctttcttctgacaaatgtacttattggaagtcgctttggataaaaccgtctgctaaacgccctgtaGTACCCACTcataaaagtgctatataaatgcaataaGTCGTTTGTTCCAAAAGCATAGTCTTTCTCTGTTTGTTGAGATTTGTAATTTATCAATGTATTCGGACGATCTCTGCTTCTATATCTGAAAATGTGCATATGAGTCATTCCCATGTCGTTTTATTAATGAATCCTTGTGAGTGATTGTGTCATATTCTTATTTTAACCGTGCCACTTTTCTGCTCAGGCTACTGAAATAACTAGTCAGGGGCGTTAGGCTTATAATCCCTTGGACGATCTGTAAGTATGCTTTGTTGATCTGAATAAACGTTGTGTCTCAAAGTGATACCGCCTTGCGTCACATTGCGTTGCTTAATGCAATTAAGATTAAGCAATTGCATTGCTTAATCCGATCTAGCTGTCCCATGTAAACGCATTCATTTCCGAAgtcgctgctttgcttacaTCCAGTGAAAGGGGACACATCAGGCGACCAAAATGATAGAATGAGCGCATAACAGTGTTTTTGGCTAGTTTCAAGCAGTGGGGGGAAAGCAGCGCTGAGGCAAACATTTTTGGTCAGCCACCCAATTTCTTCCATGGAAATAAGAGAACAAGCAGGTTTGTATTAACTACTTGGTGACTATCTACAGCTCTGCAGCTGTTTTGCCTAATtcatatgtgtgcatttgttacAGGAATACAGAGAGATCCGCAGGAAGAAATATTTGAAAGGGATAGAACGATGAGAATCTACAGAGATGGCTTTCTGGATTTGATCAATTTTTTTTCTTCGATAGAAACATCATCGATATCAAAGAGCTGTTTGAGCTGTGGGACTATCAGATCATTATGCCGTAGAGGGCGACTTTGACAGACATTCCCTTGAATACGATCTTCTCATTGAAGCCATTATAGAATCAAAAAAATAGTGGGTCTTTCTCGAATTTAGCTTTGGAACTTATCGGTTGTTGACTAGAGAAGATAGTTAGTTGCCAGTAGGCTATGTGCAACTATAATGTGCAAGTATAATGATAATTGCTTTTTAACAAACTGAAGATTTGTGTGTGACAATGACAAAGGTAGCCTACTTTAAtctaaaaatgtaaatattttggaAGTCCCGCTTCCCGCCCGTCTTGTGGACCAGCTGCACCCTGATGACGATGTCGTGGCTCACCGCCTTGCACATGTCGTACAGGGTCAGCGCCGCCACGGCCGCCGCCGTCAGCGCCTCCATCTCCACGCCGGTGCGGCCCGTTGTGCGGCAGCTGGCGGTGACCAACACGGCGTGGCGCGCCGGGTCCAGCTCCAGGCCCACCGCGGCGTGGTCCAGGGGCAGCGGGTGGCAGAGGGGGACGAGCTCCGCCGTGCGCTTGGAGGCCATGACGCCGGCCAGCTGCGCCACGGCCAGCGCGTCGCCCTTGGCCAGCTGGTTGTCCCGCAGCAGGCGGAAGGCGGCGGCGCCCAGGAGAACGGTGGCGCGGGCCGAGGCGGTGcggtatggcgagtggatagtgcctatggcgagtggatatggcgagtggatagtgccaggattcccagtatggcgagtggatagtgccaaaccttaggattccctggaagaggcgaaggagcagcctaccctacgtcgccgtgggaacgtgtgaaattttgaatgggattgattgggactgcagacgagagaccagcagcgacgtcacggcgacggcatggaagatccgcccaccggcggcggtgtcacggcgacgtacataaggaaattgtgacaaaatatacgtctactctcgacgtgtggataagttcgtcgccactaagacgcctgctaccctacgtcgccgtgagaacgcctgaactagagagaaggctatttaaatatattaaagatttgcgtgagaatcggtatctctccagcaaaaagtcatccgaatatagccgtggtcttacaaatctctcccggtggattgcacgaataattggcgctccggtatcaacagggcatgccattgtgaacacatggactctgcggtgaacgcagctTTAAATCACCAAAACcgttatgttccaaacttaacctgcacaaaacctggtccgaccaggtttgattcagagcatatgttgctatagtaactaacataccgtgttcattttggaacggaaaccctagggttaccgcaaaccctgggttaatttgcccggttatgtgataaaaccggctttgtggaatacccctctgcatcaatcatcaaaacatttttgagatctgttttaaaacagtttgtctttttgacacataaaaactaacgttttttataaaatgtaatcaacttattcatcaacaagtcattggatatattaatatcagaaaataatgaagaaaaaattatatatagagactgggaatcgatccccagtcccaacggcggcggcgtgcatatcctctccacacggcggcggcgtagcttctccacacgttcatttcacacgttgttatccttctccagggaatcctggcactatccactcgccatatatggcgagtggatagtgccaggattccctggagaaggataacaacgtgtgaaatgaacgtgtggagctgctacgccgccgccgtgtggagaggatatgcacgccgccgccgttgggactggggttcgattcccatatatatataatttttttcttcattattttctggtaTTAATATATCTaatgacttgttgatgaataagttgatgacatttttataaaaaacgttcGTTTTTATGTGttaaaaagacaaactgttttaaaacagatctcgccaattattcgtgcaatccaccgggagagatttataagaccacggctatatccggatgactttttgctggagagatggattctcacgcaaatctttaatatatttaaatagccttctccacAGTAGCGTGCAGTGAATACATTAACGCCTCGACatgtttcgattggtagtgattttcacctcttgatattgatttattttcattttgaaagaaacgACACATCTCTCGCACATCTCaacgccatctctcgttcggttgtttagaactgaaaatccggttcCCAGGACAACATGACATTTTCACTTTCAAGCGGCCCGTTTccccatttcgatcagggtttccatgatccataaaTCACTTCtttataggtttggcgtggacgcgcacaaccctgtgttaaccaaccctgtgttgattgaactaatgcataaccggtGCCGTGGAACCGACAGCTCTGGTTTAGTTGGCACAGGCTCactcaacctagagttcagcgttaactctgtTTGTTAAACGTCCGTTCGTGGAATACCCCCCAGGCCTATACCCCCTAGGCTATATTATTCACTTACCCTTTTTCAAAAGTTGTAGTTAATATATAAatcaatgtaacaatgtaaaTGATCACAATGGAATTTCTTTGATGAAACAGAAAACATTTGTGAATTAACAACCGCATTTATCTGTGTTTCAAAGTAAATTTTAAGCATCAACCATACAAATGTTGAATTTGAGAAggcaagaaagaagaaaaacattatCGGGCAGATAGAAGACTTAATTGTAGTCACTAGTTGTAAGCCAACATGTATTATTTTGGCAGACGGCCAAACAAAAGCTTTGATTGTAGTCATCCAATAAGGGTCTGGCAAAGCATAAAAACGTGGAACTGGAACATTGTTTATTTAAAGATGCAGAACATGCATAACAACATATTTAAAGATGCAAAACATGCAATAAAAAAGTTTAAATAGCAGCAAAAAATTAGGCATAACCAAAACAGGGGGACTGGATGATTCCTGATATCATCGAATCAGAGAAGGATTCAAATGTGTTGTGTAGCGGCAACTTTAGAATCATAGCACAGGTGTTTGCTTCCGGGAAGACCGTGACAGTGTGCAAAAAGTTTATAGTTGGCTCTCCTGGGAATCCCaggggaggaactctgtctgcCCCAGTGACGAACATGAGGAGCTGGTTCAGCGTCACTCTGTTCTCcgtgtcctccaccaccaaaACAGCATCTCCAGCTGCAATGTAAAAGATAAGACTTCAGTCAATATAATTACTCAAGGCAAATGTTGGGATTTCTGTgacctacattttttattgtggACCAAAATGTCTGACGGgataaaagaaagacagaagtcTGTACACCGCTAGGCTCCCtatgaacaactcagttaagAAGGCAATCTATCGGGCGTAGTGGatagagcgcgtaccatattGGCTCCGGTGTTCGTTGCAGTGGGCGCAACGTTTGATGAAACTTAAACGTCCTCAGGCACAGTTGGTTGCCATGCCCTATTTCATCAATTCCCATTTTTCATTTCAAGTTACCAAAGTATGCATACCTTCAACATCGATGAGCCAGTCCCTCCAGTAGCCAActgcccgctcctcctctgaccTGCGTGAGCTCCCTCGAACCGAGTAGTTGACTGCAAACATATGCATCACCTGCTCTGCTGTCAGTGGGGCAGGGGGTCCACCTGAAAACAGCCTTCTAAAAGCAGTGCTCCCTACTGCCGCCTGCAGCACCCCCAAGCACTCCAAACCTTGCCGCAATCTttgaaagaaattccaaaagaTTGTATTAGTGACATTACTACTTGAATAGGAAAACAGTGCCTTTTTAGgtttaaaacattattttaaaagaTTAGGGTCGTGGAATAATTACATTTGGCATTGTTTTAACAAATCCCATGAAAACCTACCTTACTCAAAGTAACAAAGGAAAA encodes the following:
- the LOC115544251 gene encoding molybdenum cofactor biosynthesis protein 1-like encodes the protein MALRCTIHSPYRTASARATVLLGAAAFRLLRDNQLAKGDALAVAQLAGVMASKRTAELVPLCHPLPLDHAAVGLELDPARHAVLVTASCRTTGRTGVEMEALTAAAVAALTLYDMCKAVSHDIVIRVQLVHKTGGKRDFQNIYIFRLK